The genomic segment ATGCCTACCGCGTGAGCTATTATGAAAAGGGATCGCCCTCTCGCGGGCCGGGCTTGGATGCCACCGTTTTCGTGCCCGTCGTCGATTTTAAATTCACCAACGATTCGCAGTACTGGCTCCTGATGGAGACGTATGTCTACAACTATACGCTGCAATGGAAGTTCTACTCGACGTCGGACGGACGCGAGGTAAGCTGGAGTCGCGATATTTCGGACGAAATCGATGCCCCGAAGGACCTGTATAAATTGAACAAGGATCTCGATAAAGGGGATATCAATCAGATCGATTGGAGCGCCGACGGCATGACGGTGGTGGTGTACCGCACCGTGACCAGAAACGGAGAGTTGCTCCACCAGGATACCATTCGCACGCGCTACTTGCCCTGGCAGGCCGTTTACGAATACGGACCTGGAACCAAGCTTCCGAAGGACGTCATCGTCGAGGATGAAGACGATTGACCGTTTTGCAAATGTCTTCGCCGACCCACCGATGGTACAATCAGAGCGCTTAGGAGTGCGATATGATCAACCAAGATTTGCTGGAGATTTTACGCTGCCCGGCCTGCGTTCGTGAGAAAGAAGGAAATCTGAAGCTGGTGAAAGACGCCTGGCTGGTGTGCCAGGAGCCGGGCTGCAACCGCAAGTACCCCATCAAGGACGACATCCCGGTGATGCTCATCGACGAGGGCGATCAATGGGTCGATACGGCGGTAGAAGACCTCCCCGTACCTCCTCCGGGGGATTGATCGAGACGACTCGAATCGCATATCCCTCCCGTTTTATTTCTGAGATTGAAACGATCCCGGTCGTATGCGTGATTTGGACGCTTTACTCGACGATCTGACTTCGGACGACGATGAGCAAGCGGAGGCTGCCGCGCAGCAGATCGCCGCATGGGGCAGCACGGCCGTCAGTCCGCTGCTGGAAATGTTCGAAACCGAGAATCCCGATCTACGCTGGTGGGCCGTGCGAGCCTTGACCGACTTCGACCAACCCGAAGCGAGACAGGCGATCTGTCGCGCGCTCACCGACCCGTCACCTGCCGTACGCCAATGCGCCGCATTAAGTCTGCGAGAACGACCCTCAACGGATGCACTCCCATTCTTGATCGACTCGCTGCAGGATTCCGACCGTCTTTTCGCCCGCTTTGCCGGCGATGCGCTCACGGCAGCGGGCGATCTGGCTGCGCCGGCCTTGATCGAAGCACTGGCATCCGAAGATCCCTTTGTCCGCATCGAGTCGGCAAGAGCGTTGGCGCGGATGCACGCCTCCCAGGCGATACCCGCTCTGTTCGCCGCACTGGACGATCCCTCCCCGATGGTCACGTATTGGGCCGAAGAAGGCTTGAGAAACGCGGGCGTGGAAATGCTTTTCTTCAAGGCTTAGCTCGAAAACGCCCAGATCACCCAGGTCACGATCATCCCCAAACCGAGCAGCATTTTTACGATCAGCGAAGCCCCACAACCCAACCCGGCGCCAATCACGGCCTGCGAAGCGCTTTCGACGTCCCTCTTGCGGATGTATTCCACGATGTAGATTCCAAGCAGCAGTGCTACGACGGCGCCGATCGGGCCGGTCAAGCCAATCCCAGGACGGATATCACCACGAAGTAAATCATGCCATGCGGGCCCCAGTCGATGATCAACCCATACCCCAACGCAGCGGCCCAGATCAGGATCAGATCCGGAATGATCGGAAAGACGATCCCGACCAAGCCTATCAGCATCAATACCACACATCCGATAATGAGCAGACCATTAACCATGATGATCGCCGCTTTCTATGCGTTCGACGCCGCCCATCCAGGGACGAAGCACCTCTGGGACCACGACGCTTCCATCGGCCTGCTGGTAATTTTCCAGAATGGCGATCAGCGTTCTCGGCAGCGCCAACCCCGAACCGTTCAACGTGTGAACGAATTCGGGCCTTGCGTCAGGTGCGGGACGATAGCGGATCTTCGTCCTTCGAGCCTGGAACGCTTCGCAGTTCGAGCACGAACTGGCCTCGAGCCATTCACCACAACCCGGCGCCCAGATCTCGATGTCGTATTTCTTCGCCGCCGTAAAGCCCAGATCGCCGGTCACCATCTCGACCACGCGATGAGGGATTTCGAGCGCACGGCAGATGTCCTCCGCATCGTTGACCAGTGATTCCAGTTCCGCATAAGAATTCTCTGGTTTGCAGAATTTATACATCTCTACCTTATCGAACTGGTGGCCGCGCTTGATCCCCCGCACGTCTCGCCCTGCCGAGAATTTCTCGCGGCGAAAACAGGCCGAATATGCCACGTATCTCTTCGGCAGCTCTTCTGCCG from the Anaerolineales bacterium genome contains:
- a CDS encoding DUF456 family protein; this translates as MTGPIGAVVALLLGIYIVEYIRKRDVESASQAVIGAGLGCGASLIVKMLLGLGMIVTWVIWAFSS
- a CDS encoding HEAT repeat domain-containing protein; this encodes MRDLDALLDDLTSDDDEQAEAAAQQIAAWGSTAVSPLLEMFETENPDLRWWAVRALTDFDQPEARQAICRALTDPSPAVRQCAALSLRERPSTDALPFLIDSLQDSDRLFARFAGDALTAAGDLAAPALIEALASEDPFVRIESARALARMHASQAIPALFAALDDPSPMVTYWAEEGLRNAGVEMLFFKA